The Equus caballus isolate H_3958 breed thoroughbred chromosome 30, TB-T2T, whole genome shotgun sequence DNA segment GCGCTCTGGAAGCCGAGCCTCGATGCCCCGGCCGGAGAGTTGAGGATGGCGCGGCGTGGGGACCGCCGCTCCAGGCTGGCGGGTGGGTTTTCTCCGGTGAGAAACGGCCCCTTTCTGACTTGAAATGTCTCCGCTTCTGAGACGCCGAGCTCGCTACCCGCTGCCGCAGCGGTTCCCGGGAGAGCAGGGCGAGCTGGGAGTCGGAGGACGGGTCGTCCTCTCCTGCAGACCTCAGAGCCCGGGCTCCGGGCCCCCGTGACTCCCGGCCCTCCCCCGTGAGGATCGGCGGCCGGAGGGCGAGCTGGACGCGGGAAAAGGGCGGACGGCGCGTGGCCGACGCGTCCGGGCCGAGCAGTAGCCCCGGGGCTCTGGTCTCTGGGACACATGGGAAACTTTGAGTGGAGGACACCACTGGGCTACTTCCAGTTACCCGGACGCTCGGAGCTTGGCACCCCCAGACCCTGAGATTTTCGGGGTCTCTGGCAGCCCAGCTCGGCCCCTCTAGCGAGAGAGGACCGCGTTCAGCTTCCAGGCCGGGCGGGTGTAATGTGTAAGGGAATCTAATAAAAAACCCGGAGGAGCGGAACACCTCGCCCAAGCCCTTAAACCATGTAATTAACTACCGCTGTCGCTACTATTCTTAAGAATAAAAGTCACGTCCGCTTAATAAAGAAAACCAATTAATAATCTATGCGTTTCCCTTTCCCACTTACGAGCCAGAGGGGAAAAACTACAAAAGTCTCCGGAAATGATTTCAGCCGAACAGAGCTGTGCAGATCCTTTGGCATCACACCGGGTCGTGTAGTTCAAATTAACCCGGTAGCCTGTTCTGGGCGGGTCAGCGGTGTTTGGGGTTCCACCAAGTAGCCGAGTTGCTGGATCTTTCTACGTTTGCGACATGAATTCAGTGCGGGTCCCTGGTCTGGGTAAAGGACAAAACTTTACTTTTCCAGGCCCGCCAAAGTTTCGTGGGGGAAGTCCAACCCATTTCTGCTAGTCTTAAGGGAAAAGTCCAGCGGTtaacttcttttttcctcttttgtggcTATCCTGTTTAAACACAGAGAGCGCCAACGCAAACCCGAATTTCACAGCGGGCCTGGGCTCGTCAAGGAGAGGTTTCCCCATCTTCGGCTTGGCGGTGGGGATGCAGGCGAGAAACTTGGGCGCTAAACAGATTTTTCAGGACAAAGATCTCCTGGGTATCTTGATGCTAGGGAAAGAAGGACTGTGCAGAGGGTACTGGACAACAGGCCCTCCCAGGGAACAGGCTCTTTACGCTCTCACTAGGAAGAGGAACGATATCCCTGAAAATTAGAAACCAACAGATCTGCTAAATATATGCGATCGAAAGTGTCGGCCAAATCAGAAGCCTAGGCATaacctttcccttcctttcaatTTCAACGCTGCTAATAAGAATGTGCAGAAATAGGATTGCAATTGCGTTTGTTGGAAAACAATTCGTGCTCATTCAAATCTCCTTTCCACTCCCCAATAACAATTTCCGTGGTTTTATTCCGTGTGCGTTGAAGGCCACAGTTTTTAGCCTGTAATTATTCGAGTTCAGAAATATGCACCAAACTCTAGTCAATGCGCTCCTAGCCGTTTTAAAAAGAGGCTCCAGACAGCCGGCCTGTCTTTAGGTGAACAACCCCGGGAGGACGGAACGCCGGCTCCGGCAGACGCTGCAGAAACGCGGCGAGCCGCAAAGGGAGGAAGTGCAAGCGTTTCCTCGACGTGTGCCTTTGCGCGGGGGGGCCCCTACCCTGACGCGCTCCCGGATGCCTGGGACTCGCGCCGCACGGCCCCCGCGCGCCCTCCTCAGCGCGCCTTTGCTTGCCTTGCAGGGCATGCCCCCGCTGAGCCCCGAGAAGCCCGCTCTGTGCGCCGGCTGCGGGGGCAAGATCTCGGACAGGTACTACCTGCTGGCCGTGGACAAGCAGTGGCACCTGAGATGCCTGAAGTGCTGTGAATGTAAGCTGGCTCTCGAGTCCGAGCTCACCTGCTTCGCCAAGGACGGTAGCATTTACTGCAAGGAGGATTACTACAGGTATTCCCGCCCCACTCCCTTACGCCCGGTACACCTGGCGCGGCCACCTCCGAGCCCGAGAGCCCCTCCAGTCGTCCCCCACCTTTCGCCTGTCCGCGGAAGGTTATCATCCCGAGATCTGGGAAATCCACTGCAGACACTTCTAGCTGCACCCCCACCCCGCGACGGGCGGTGAGGATGGGTGGCAGGGATACCCAGGTCTGGAGCGGCATCAGTGCACATCATGCGCTCCCGCACTGCCCAGCCAGGTTGAGGGAACCTGGAGAAATCCGGGAAGAGTAAAGGAACGGTGTCTCGGCCGACCAAGACTAAAGCAGTTTTTTTTTCCGTTTACTACGAACTGAGCAAGGTTCGTGCCTTGGAACTGAACTGGCGGCCCGGGCAGCAACAGACACCGGGTGTTCGGTTTtcgcggggggtggggggagccgtGTAAATGATCATAAAAAGGAACATCGCGGTTGCCGAAACCCAAGCCACTCAGTCGCGAGTTCCCTTCACCGCTGGTTAGAGCTGAGCCCGCCAGACTGGAGCGGGCCCTGGGCGCAGGCGTGTTCATTGAGTCTTCCCGGCTCTGTTTCTGGATTGGGAGCGAGAACCACGTGCAGGTGACCCAGCTCCGCTCTGAGCCGGAGCCAGAGAGGTGGTTAAAAAAGAATAAGCTTTCCTCTGCAAAAGTGTCGTTTTTCCGGGGCTGCGTCCGTCTGAACGCTCTCACGCACGTTCACACATCCATGCGTAATAACACCACTCTTCGTTCCTAGAATGTTTTGTAATCGATGCAGCGTTTTCACTCGGCATCGCAATTTAATATTCTTTCGACAGAGTTATGAGTTACGTTGTGGCgggttttgcttttttgtctttttaaatctccaatttatagagaaggaaactgaggatgTTACCCGCTTCTTCTGATTTTAATGCAAAGGATCTTTGTCCTGGTTCACCAGAACGGGTCAATACGCAAATAAGATTAATGTCCAAGTGGGCCCCTGTCCTCTCCTCCCGGAGCCCCCTCAGGTCTCAGTCTTGGGCCGCTGCTGACCAAGCCCCTGGTGTCGCGGGTGGGAGATGGGCCCTGCCTTTGCCTCAACCAGAGCCCTGACACGACTGTTTCCTTCCAGAAGGTTCTCTGTGCAGAGATGTGCCCGCTGCCACCTTGGCATCTCCGCCTCCGAGATGGTCATGCGCGCCCGAGACTCTGTCTACCACCTGAGTTGTttcacctgctccacttgcaACAAGACCCTGACCACGGGCGACCATTTTGGCATGAAGGACAGCCTGGTGTACTGCCGCGCCCACTTCGAGACCCTCTTGCAAGGGGAGTATCCTCCGCAGCTAAGCTACACCGAGCTGGCGGCCAAGAGCGGCGGCTTGGCCCTGCCTTACTTCAATGGCACTGGCACCGTGCAGAAGGGGCGGCCCCGGAAGCGGAAGAGCCCAGCGCTGGGAGTGGACATCGTCAATTACAACTCAGGTGGGCCCCTGTCACCCCCGTTCTGTCCTAGCCTCCCATTGCCCCCAGGAGGATTCCACAGAACTCCTTCCCAGTCCAAGATCTTGTTGCAAGAGGGCGCTTTGCGTAGCATGTCCCTTTTCTTCCTACAACACCCCTTCGctcagaagaaagggaaagatggagagaaagagggaaggaggggggagagagaggcagggagggaaagaaagagagagagagagacctttaTTTAGGTTGTGGCAAAAAACACATTCATAACCATGGGGCTGCAATGACTTCTCCCAAGCAGGCTGAGCCAAACCCTGGTTGCCCATTAGTTAATGAGCCCATTAGTTTCTGGCTCCCAGTTGGAGCAAAACAGCCCTAGGGCAATTCCTGTGTGGAAGCCAAATTATAGATCCTGGAGGAGGTTTTCCTAaatactgggggaaaaaaaaatcagagcaaaccCCAGTCTGTCTAGCGGGGGCAGAGGCTGTGGTCACCAGCCCAGAGTTAATCAGAACACAGTTGGCAGGAGTGTTAAAAAACCAAATCCCCCATCTTGGTGCAAAGCAGCTGCAGGGGTGGGGATCCCTCTCCGCAGCGGAGGAGCTGGCTGGACCCCTTCCTAGGTCAGGGTCCTCATCCAGCCAGCTCATTCCCTGTGTGGTCAGCCATCCAGACCCCTGGAAGACTGAAAGAACCTCCAGGCTTGGTGGTGTCACAGGCTGCTCTTCTGGCCTCCACTAGCCTCCTCtcttaactgaaaagaaaatgcaggcaATGGGCCAGAGCACACTTTCTTCCTTGCTTTGGGGCTAACATCTATCATTTATCAAACTCTCCCACTCACCAACTTCCCACTGTTGCTAGCCTGTCCCCATCCTCCATCTCCCCGGGAAAGGGATGGTGACAGGTACTGTGGACCATACTCTAACTCCGCACAGGATGGAAGCTCTTCTTGTGTGTCCCAGTTCCCAGGAAAGGGGTTCCAGGAAGCCCTAGGGTGACTTTTCAGAAGCCTAGAGGCCTGCTGGCTGCTCTGATctcccctgccctggcccagccctggatGGGAATCTCAGCAGGCTGGAGAATCAGGCTAGGGGAGTCCATTCTGTTGGAAGATGACCTTGGGGACCTCGCTGTGGCAACCGCACCCCGTTACCATGAGCACCCACATAGCAGCCAAAGCAAGGACATCCCCAAGCCCGGATcttgcttgtttttctcttccagtCCCAGAGCCTGGTATGGTGCCTGACCATTGTTGTTGCTCAGTGGTAAAGGAACAGTGTCCAACCAgataagtgatttgcccaaggtcacacagccagttggAACGAGGCTGAACTAAGAGTTCTGCTCTGACCTCAGATTTTCAGGGGGAGCCCCGCAGGACGAGCGGCTCCCCCCaaccctctcctgggctccctcagTTGAATGCATTCTGGGCAGGCCTGGCGGGGCGCGTCCCATGGAGAGTAGGGACGGCGCACCCGGCGCTGCTGCACTCCTCCCTAGAGGGTTCAGGCCAAGGTCGCTAGGCGAAGGGAGAGGGCCGGTCTGCTCGCTACAGACCCACCAGAATCGGTTGTGTCTGGGCGGCGGGCGCAGCCCCGGGTTTTGCCAACCCCCCGGCGGCGGGTCGCGGCCTTGCGCTCCCCCTGCTGCGCTTCGGCCAGGGGCCACTTCGCCCGGCGCGCTTACTCCATCTCCTTTGATGCGTGGTCCCCGGGGCAGGACAGGCAGGGCACTAATTGTCCTTTATTAATAGAAGATGACATTGGAATCTCAAGCCACTCACCAAGGCCCTAATGCCCTAattagacagagagagagagacccacaTAAATAGCGAGtctttcagagagagagagagagagagacagacacagacagacagacagagagacagagacagagagagagatagatcCGGACAAAGTCCAGAAAGGGGCCGGGGTGGGGAGGGATTTCTAGCCAAACGGCGGCAAGCCTGCCTTTTCGCTTGTTTATTTAATCTAATTAGGTAAATTTGATTTCTCCTTGGATCTTATTTTATGTTAGAAAGATTCAAGAGGCTTTAAGGACAGTAGAATTtagcttctcctccttctccaagAACTAGGGAGTacgaatttattttttaaaaagaatgaaaatcgccTTCCACTTAGGTCTTTAGTTTGCAGATTCGTGCTGCTACAAGGTTACAGAGAAAGTTGATGTTGTCTTGCTGCTGAAGGAGGGAAAAGTTGTGGAGGCCTCCCTCACCCGAAGGAATTTGTACATCACGCCACTACTGATCAGATGCCTCTTAATTAGCATCCACCCCAACCTTTCTCCACTTTCCCCAGAGATACAAGTAAATAGTACATACTTCTTCAAGATCAGGTGAAAATAATCTAGAGAAACTGGGTTAAAGATGATTCACCAAAGATCAGCCCACCATTAAAAAGAGTTTGTGAATCTAATGCCAGTTTGTTACAAAACTAGCAGAAGAAAAGCTTCGGCAAATTAGAAACATcttaaaagttagaaaataaaacgTCCTTGCAGTTTTAGCTCATTATTTGGATCTTCCATTGCCATCTCTGCTTCAGTGTCAGCCACTCTCAGAGAGAGTAGTGTTGAtactaaagaaatataatttatacattGATATATATTCAAAAACATGTACACAGAATATATTTAAGATCCAGAGACTTCCAGAGAAGGTGTGAAACTTGGTAAAGATCAGTTAGTGCTTGACATAAGGCAAACGCCTTTTAATGAGAATATTCCTAATTCAGTTTATCCCTCTTTGTGCAGAAATCAGGCAGATGTTTTAGAAAGACGTGGAAAGTTTATTTGGAATGCTGGATTGAAATAAAGCTCTGCGGAGGTGAGAAGAAGCGTTAGTCTAAGATAGGGAGCTCTTATTTGGGTAACTGAACATTAATTGAGAGACTAAATTTTTGCCACTTCTCAAAATCTCCCTTCCTTAGGTTCTTTCTTCACTCTCAAACTTCAAAAGCTCCCGGTAGTCGTTCCATTAGCCTGGCACTGACCCCTAGTGGTCTCTCAGGGATCAGTTCGTTCTCTGAAGGTTCCCCACCTTCAGAACAGAAACTCACGTTAGTATAGGGGCTATTTCATAAGtgactggaaaataaaatattcagatcTTCTCATTAACTTTATAACACCAGATTTGTACTTATAGGTGTATGTTTAAGACAGTTTTAAGAGAGTTGTCATTTCATCCTATATTTCAGCAGAAAAAAACCATCTATAGCTTTAGAAGTAGACCCTGGGGAAACACAATCACTTGCAAGTTTACACAATGCATTTGTAGTTAAACATAAGTAATTTA contains these protein-coding regions:
- the LHX9 gene encoding LIM/homeobox protein Lhx9 isoform X4, with the translated sequence MLNGTALEAAMLFHGISGGHIQGIMEEMERRSKTEARLAKGAQLNGRDAGMPPLSPEKPALCAGCGGKISDRYYLLAVDKQWHLRCLKCCECKLALESELTCFAKDGSIYCKEDYYRRFSVQRCARCHLGISASEMVMRARDSVYHLSCFTCSTCNKTLTTGDHFGMKDSLVYCRAHFETLLQGEYPPQLSYTELAAKSGGLALPYFNGTGTVQKGRPRKRKSPALGVDIVNYNSGCNENEADHLDRDQQPYPPSQKTKRMRTSFKHHQLRTMKSYFAINHNPDAKDLKQLAQKTGLTKRVLQGEQILGHYSQTSRRLKIP
- the LHX9 gene encoding LIM/homeobox protein Lhx9 isoform X5, translated to MLFHGISGGHIQGIMEEMERRSKTEARLAKGAQLNGRDAGMPPLSPEKPALCAGCGGKISDRYYLLAVDKQWHLRCLKCCECKLALESELTCFAKDGSIYCKEDYYRRFSVQRCARCHLGISASEMVMRARDSVYHLSCFTCSTCNKTLTTGDHFGMKDSLVYCRAHFETLLQGEYPPQLSYTELAAKSGGLALPYFNGTGTVQKGRPRKRKSPALGVDIVNYNSGCNENEADHLDRDQQPYPPSQKTKRMRTSFKHHQLRTMKSYFAINHNPDAKDLKQLAQKTGLTKRVLQGEQILGHYSQTSRRLKIP
- the LHX9 gene encoding LIM/homeobox protein Lhx9 isoform X3 — translated: MEIVGCRAEDNSCPFRPPAMLFHGISGGHIQGIMEEMERRSKTEARLAKGAQLNGRDAGMPPLSPEKPALCAGCGGKISDRYYLLAVDKQWHLRCLKCCECKLALESELTCFAKDGSIYCKEDYYRRFSVQRCARCHLGISASEMVMRARDSVYHLSCFTCSTCNKTLTTGDHFGMKDSLVYCRAHFETLLQGEYPPQLSYTELAAKSGGLALPYFNGTGTVQKGRPRKRKSPALGVDIVNYNSGCNENEADHLDRDQQPYPPSQKTKRMRTSFKHHQLRTMKSYFAINHNPDAKDLKQLAQKTGLTKRVLQGEQILGHYSQTSRRLKIP